A genome region from Brachymonas denitrificans includes the following:
- the creC gene encoding two-component system sensor histidine kinase CreC, which translates to MNRTLRIGLGLRLLFAFFLINGIAALFVLRIFTAEIKPSAREVMEDTLVDTANVLAELAAQDFPPGSPDLAGAQASPSAGTPAPVFTGTRFANSVDAYIKRPVQARIWGLHKTQVDYRIYVTDARGQVLYDSAHLAEGQDFSQWRDVYLTLRRQYGARTSPEDPDDPASSVMHVAAPIYQQGRIIGVLTVSKPNRTVQGFIDRAERKIMANGLWLLGLSALVGVLVTLWLVWNVRKLQRYANSVQAGGQAALPIPRVPGELGELAQSMDAMRRRLEGREYIEHYVRTLTHELKSPVAAIRGAAELLEDELPAADRERFARQIGSQAERIQQLVDRLLQLNKLEQLQALPKPQAALLSDCAQEAMRLQQARAELRGIRLVFSGTSPQPLPLDRDLVVLACSNLLANAIDFSPVESTVGVHVEGLTLSVEDHGPGVPDYALPRLGERFFTTQRPDGSRSGSGLGLAIVHQVMLLHHGAVRFQPLSPGLRVTLDFRSPSARPTP; encoded by the coding sequence ATGAACCGCACGCTGCGCATCGGTCTGGGGCTGCGCCTGCTGTTTGCATTCTTCCTGATCAACGGAATTGCGGCCCTGTTCGTGCTGCGCATCTTTACCGCCGAAATCAAGCCAAGCGCACGCGAGGTGATGGAAGACACGCTGGTCGATACCGCCAACGTGCTGGCCGAACTCGCCGCACAGGATTTTCCGCCTGGTTCCCCGGATCTCGCCGGCGCACAGGCATCTCCGTCAGCAGGTACGCCAGCACCCGTCTTCACCGGGACGCGTTTCGCGAACAGCGTGGATGCCTACATCAAGCGCCCGGTGCAGGCCCGCATCTGGGGCCTGCACAAGACCCAGGTGGACTATCGCATCTATGTGACGGATGCTCGCGGGCAGGTGCTGTACGACTCCGCTCACCTGGCGGAGGGGCAGGATTTTTCCCAGTGGAGGGATGTCTATCTCACCCTGCGCCGGCAATATGGAGCGCGCACCTCGCCGGAAGATCCCGATGATCCCGCCAGCTCGGTCATGCACGTGGCGGCCCCCATCTACCAGCAGGGGCGCATCATCGGCGTACTGACCGTGTCCAAGCCCAACCGCACGGTCCAGGGCTTCATCGACCGGGCCGAACGCAAGATCATGGCCAACGGGCTGTGGCTGCTCGGGCTCTCGGCGCTGGTCGGCGTGCTGGTCACCCTGTGGCTGGTGTGGAACGTGCGCAAGCTGCAGCGCTATGCCAACAGCGTTCAGGCCGGCGGGCAGGCGGCCCTGCCCATTCCCCGGGTGCCAGGAGAACTGGGCGAGCTGGCGCAGTCCATGGATGCCATGCGGCGGCGCCTGGAGGGGCGGGAATACATCGAACACTATGTACGCACGCTCACGCACGAGCTCAAGAGCCCGGTGGCGGCCATCCGCGGCGCGGCCGAGCTGCTGGAGGATGAACTGCCCGCTGCCGATCGCGAACGCTTTGCGCGCCAGATCGGCAGCCAGGCCGAGCGCATCCAGCAGTTGGTGGACCGCCTGCTGCAGTTGAACAAGCTGGAGCAACTGCAAGCCTTGCCCAAGCCGCAAGCAGCCCTCCTGTCAGACTGCGCGCAGGAGGCCATGCGATTGCAGCAGGCACGTGCGGAGCTGCGTGGCATCCGGCTGGTGTTTTCCGGCACCAGTCCGCAGCCATTGCCGCTGGATCGGGATCTGGTCGTGCTGGCCTGCTCCAACCTGCTGGCCAACGCCATCGATTTCTCGCCTGTCGAGTCCACCGTTGGCGTGCATGTCGAAGGCCTGACACTGAGCGTGGAAGACCACGGCCCCGGCGTCCCGGATTACGCACTCCCACGGCTGGGCGAGCGCTTTTTCACCACGCAACGGCCGGACGGCAGCCGCAGTGGCAGCGGTCTGGGTCTGGCAATCGTGCATCAGGTGATGCTTCTGCATCATGGCGCGGTCCGTTTCCAGCCGCTCAGCCCCGGCCTGCGCGTGACGCTCGATTTCCGCTCGCCATCTGCCCGCCCCACCCCCTGA